Proteins from one Deltaproteobacteria bacterium genomic window:
- a CDS encoding UTP--glucose-1-phosphate uridylyltransferase — translation MRNATKAVIPAAGLGTRFLPATKAIPKEMLPIVDVPTLQLNVEEAVAAGLSQIVLVNGRGKGTIEDHFDIAFELERTLQDRGKSAEYEAVHAVSMMCRLTSVRQKRPLGLGHAVLCARGPVADDEFFAVILGDDLMRCEVPAIEQLKVVGEREGKGVIALMEVPDDQTHRYGIVAGQWEGEVFRIEELVEKPAQGQAPSNLAIMGRYFLPGSIFDHLARTGRGHGGEIQLTDALQSLCAEEGMLGIVVKGERFDAGDKLGYLHANLAYALEREELREGVLAMMRELLEREGS, via the coding sequence ATGCGCAACGCGACCAAGGCGGTGATCCCCGCCGCGGGCCTCGGCACCCGCTTCCTGCCGGCGACCAAGGCCATCCCCAAGGAGATGCTGCCCATCGTCGACGTGCCCACCCTCCAGCTGAACGTCGAGGAGGCGGTGGCGGCGGGGCTCTCGCAGATCGTGCTCGTCAACGGGCGGGGGAAGGGCACCATCGAGGATCACTTCGACATCGCCTTCGAGCTCGAGCGCACCCTGCAGGACCGCGGGAAGAGCGCCGAGTACGAGGCGGTTCATGCGGTGAGCATGATGTGCCGCCTCACCAGCGTCCGGCAAAAACGGCCCCTGGGGCTCGGCCACGCCGTCCTCTGCGCCCGCGGGCCGGTCGCCGACGACGAGTTCTTCGCGGTGATCCTCGGTGACGACCTGATGCGCTGCGAGGTCCCGGCCATCGAGCAGCTCAAGGTCGTGGGGGAGCGCGAGGGCAAGGGCGTCATCGCCCTGATGGAGGTCCCGGACGATCAGACCCACCGCTACGGCATCGTCGCCGGTCAGTGGGAGGGCGAGGTCTTCCGGATCGAGGAGCTGGTCGAGAAGCCGGCGCAGGGCCAGGCCCCCTCCAACCTGGCGATCATGGGCCGCTACTTCCTGCCCGGCTCGATCTTCGACCACCTCGCCCGCACCGGGCGGGGACACGGCGGCGAGATCCAGCTCACCGACGCCCTCCAGTCCCTCTGCGCCGAGGAGGGGATGCTCGGCATCGTGGTGAAGGGTGAGCGCTTCGACGCCGGGGACAAGCTGGGCTACCTGCACGCCAACCTCGCCTACGCCCTCGAGCGCGAGGAGCTGCGGGAGGGCGTGCTCGCGATGATGCGCGAGCTGCTCGAGAGAGAAGGATCATGA
- a CDS encoding lysophospholipid acyltransferase family protein, whose amino-acid sequence MTGPLPIGRRRGETLWQIWRRRLLSIPFVLFLFALVWGLAPAWLLLAGLADLAGAGRRRAGKLRAVLFFGLYLGLEAAGLLSAGAIWLRAHGGRLGGHARYLERNRILQRWWSDHLFGGALRIYGMTLEVEGAAEVLPPPFLLWVRHASTADTVLAAFVLANPHDLLLRYVLKEELLWDPCLDVVGRRLPNAFVDRSGRRSEEAVAAVAGLGRDLDDRSGVLIFPEGTRFSPAKRERALARLREAGEAALVERAEALHHVLPPRLGGVLALLEAAPKTDVVILAHTGFEGVESFAEFFGGALVGRRLRVRLWRIPAASIPAEGRAAWVFERWAEVEAWVATSLELL is encoded by the coding sequence GTGACGGGGCCGCTGCCGATCGGGCGCCGGCGCGGCGAGACCCTCTGGCAGATCTGGCGCCGCCGCCTCCTCTCGATCCCCTTCGTGCTCTTCCTCTTCGCCCTCGTCTGGGGGCTGGCGCCGGCCTGGCTCCTCCTCGCCGGGCTCGCCGACCTCGCGGGGGCGGGGCGACGCCGGGCCGGGAAGCTGCGAGCCGTCCTCTTCTTCGGGCTCTACCTCGGGCTGGAGGCCGCCGGCCTCCTCTCCGCGGGCGCGATCTGGCTTCGGGCCCACGGGGGCCGCCTCGGCGGCCACGCCCGCTACCTCGAGCGCAACCGGATCCTCCAGCGCTGGTGGAGCGACCACCTCTTCGGCGGGGCCCTGCGCATCTACGGCATGACGCTGGAGGTGGAGGGCGCCGCGGAGGTGCTCCCGCCGCCCTTCCTCCTCTGGGTGCGCCACGCCAGCACCGCCGACACGGTGCTGGCCGCCTTCGTCCTCGCCAACCCCCACGACCTCCTGCTGCGCTACGTCCTCAAGGAGGAGCTGCTCTGGGATCCCTGCCTCGACGTCGTCGGCCGACGCCTCCCCAACGCCTTCGTGGATCGCTCCGGCCGGCGCAGCGAGGAGGCCGTCGCGGCGGTGGCCGGGCTGGGCCGGGACCTCGACGATCGCAGCGGGGTGCTCATCTTCCCGGAGGGGACCCGCTTCTCCCCGGCCAAGCGCGAGCGGGCGCTGGCGCGGCTGCGCGAGGCGGGGGAAGCGGCGCTGGTCGAGCGCGCCGAGGCCCTCCACCACGTCCTGCCCCCGCGGCTCGGTGGCGTCCTGGCGCTGCTGGAGGCGGCGCCAAAGACCGACGTGGTGATCCTCGCCCACACCGGCTTCGAGGGGGTGGAGAGCTTCGCCGAGTTCTTCGGGGGCGCGCTGGTCGGGCGGCGCCTGCGGGTGCGCCTCTGGCGGATCCCCGCCGCGAGCATCCCGGCGGAAGGGCGGGCCGCCTGGGTCTTCGAGCGCTGGGCCGAGGTCGAGGCCTGGGTCGCCACCTCGCTCGAGCTGCTGTAG
- a CDS encoding AhpC/TSA family protein has translation MFCREQVAQLRGAQAEIEARGVRLVVIGNGTPDYARAFREEAGIDFELWVDPEMKAYAAAGLKAGGAWGAFSLRSPGHTLRALKAGFRQTAVKGDPWQLGGVFLITAAGKTVYQQRSREAGDHAPLDEVMAAIEGLAGR, from the coding sequence ATCTTCTGCCGCGAGCAGGTCGCGCAGTTGCGCGGCGCGCAAGCCGAGATCGAGGCGAGGGGCGTGCGGCTGGTGGTGATCGGCAACGGGACGCCGGACTACGCCCGCGCCTTCCGGGAGGAGGCGGGGATCGACTTCGAGCTCTGGGTCGACCCCGAGATGAAGGCCTACGCCGCCGCCGGGCTGAAGGCCGGCGGGGCCTGGGGGGCCTTCTCCCTGCGCAGCCCCGGGCACACCCTGCGGGCCCTCAAGGCGGGCTTCCGGCAGACGGCGGTGAAGGGTGACCCCTGGCAGCTCGGCGGGGTCTTCCTCATCACCGCCGCTGGCAAGACGGTCTACCAGCAGCGCAGCCGGGAGGCGGGCGATCACGCGCCCCTCGACGAGGTGATGGCGGCGATCGAGGGCCTGGCCGGGCGGTGA
- a CDS encoding SDR family NAD(P)-dependent oxidoreductase, producing the protein MGIFDRLLDASIYYSFDRTGFLRHQRAFHPEDLQRSMAGKVCLVTGANSGLGLAVARGLAGLGARVHLLCRSAERGEAARQALIEETGNGELHLEVIDLASPASIRAFAAELEGREGDRKIDVLVHNAGLLPPERELTEEGLELTLATHVVGPFLLNHLLRERLASSRVIYVSSGGMYARRLDLEAMRATEGPYDGVVAYAHTKRAQVVQAAQWAEVLRGSGTTVNAMHPGWAATPGVERSLPAFYRFTKKRLRTAEEGADTALWLAVAERVEGESGKLFFDRRVVSPYLLPGTREAPAEREALWRFCEEICDVEVRP; encoded by the coding sequence ATGGGGATCTTCGATCGACTGCTCGACGCGAGCATCTACTACTCCTTCGATCGCACGGGATTCCTGCGCCATCAGCGCGCCTTCCATCCCGAGGATCTCCAGCGCTCGATGGCGGGGAAGGTCTGCCTGGTCACCGGCGCCAACAGCGGCCTGGGGCTCGCCGTGGCCCGCGGCCTGGCGGGCCTGGGCGCCCGGGTCCACCTGCTCTGCCGCAGCGCCGAGCGCGGCGAGGCGGCGCGCCAGGCCCTGATCGAGGAGACCGGCAACGGTGAGCTGCACCTCGAGGTGATCGACCTCGCTAGCCCCGCGTCGATCCGGGCCTTCGCCGCCGAGCTGGAGGGCCGGGAGGGCGACCGCAAGATCGACGTGCTGGTGCACAACGCCGGCCTGCTCCCGCCGGAGCGAGAGCTGACCGAGGAGGGCCTCGAGCTGACGCTGGCGACCCACGTGGTGGGGCCCTTCCTGCTCAACCACCTGCTGCGCGAGCGGCTCGCCTCCTCGCGGGTGATCTACGTCTCCTCGGGGGGCATGTACGCCCGGCGCCTGGACCTCGAGGCGATGCGCGCCACGGAAGGCCCCTACGACGGCGTGGTCGCCTACGCCCACACCAAGCGAGCGCAGGTGGTGCAGGCCGCGCAGTGGGCCGAGGTCCTGCGGGGCTCGGGGACCACCGTCAACGCCATGCACCCGGGCTGGGCCGCGACCCCGGGGGTCGAGCGCTCGCTCCCGGCCTTCTACCGCTTCACGAAGAAGCGCCTGCGCACGGCCGAGGAGGGGGCGGACACCGCGCTGTGGCTGGCGGTGGCCGAGCGGGTGGAGGGCGAGAGCGGCAAGCTCTTCTTCGACCGGCGAGTCGTCTCGCCCTACCTCCTGCCCGGGACGCGGGAAGCGCCCGCCGAGCGGGAGGCCCTCTGGCGCTTCTGCGAGGAGATCTGCGACGTGGAGGTGAGGCCTTGA
- a CDS encoding peptidoglycan DD-metalloendopeptidase family protein, translated as MKGTLLLALSLAAAHPAAAATFATYVEEGARAADGFDLPVGDGEGGGSYRDASGKEHRGWRVATHFGERYALGIHPGEDWNGRGGGDTDLGQPVLAIGRGKVVVARDFPDPWGKVVVIDHLYFEGHAPKRVRSLYAHLSRIDVAEGAEVSRRQPIGAIGKDPAGTMWAHLHLELRTDATLPTTYWPSSEGRDLAWIRGRYLPPREFIEARRALPVPAAEPRLVLVDTARYRMRLYERRGGKLVATEGEALEVGFGQAAGRKRRRGDNRTPRGVYHVVSKARQDFGGAYGAYYGGHWIKVNYPGAHDAAWGLEQGLIDEARARKIREDWQARRLTDQKTELGSGIGFHGWKGEWEGEGGAHLSWGCVVMHNADIARLYDWFAKGTMVVLF; from the coding sequence ATGAAAGGGACGCTCCTCCTCGCCCTCTCGCTGGCGGCCGCGCACCCCGCCGCCGCCGCGACCTTCGCCACCTATGTGGAGGAGGGGGCCCGGGCCGCCGACGGCTTCGACCTCCCGGTGGGCGACGGCGAGGGGGGCGGGAGCTACCGGGACGCCTCGGGCAAGGAGCACCGGGGCTGGCGGGTGGCGACCCACTTCGGGGAGCGCTACGCCCTGGGGATCCACCCGGGCGAGGACTGGAACGGCCGGGGCGGCGGCGACACCGACCTGGGCCAGCCGGTCCTCGCGATCGGCCGCGGAAAGGTGGTGGTGGCCCGGGACTTCCCCGACCCCTGGGGCAAGGTCGTCGTGATCGATCACCTCTACTTCGAGGGCCACGCGCCGAAGCGCGTGCGCTCCCTCTACGCCCACCTCTCGCGGATCGACGTGGCGGAGGGCGCCGAGGTCTCCCGGCGTCAGCCGATCGGGGCCATCGGCAAGGATCCGGCCGGCACGATGTGGGCCCACCTCCACCTCGAGCTGCGCACCGACGCCACCCTGCCGACGACCTACTGGCCCTCCAGCGAGGGCCGGGACCTCGCCTGGATCCGCGGGCGCTACCTGCCTCCCCGCGAGTTCATCGAGGCGCGCCGCGCGCTGCCGGTGCCGGCGGCCGAGCCCCGGCTGGTGCTCGTCGACACCGCCCGCTACCGGATGCGCCTCTACGAGCGGCGGGGCGGGAAGCTCGTCGCGACCGAGGGCGAGGCCCTCGAGGTCGGCTTCGGCCAGGCCGCCGGGCGCAAGCGGAGGCGGGGCGACAACCGCACGCCGCGCGGCGTCTACCACGTGGTGTCGAAGGCCCGGCAGGACTTCGGCGGCGCCTACGGGGCCTACTACGGCGGCCACTGGATCAAGGTGAACTACCCCGGCGCGCACGACGCCGCCTGGGGCCTCGAGCAGGGCCTGATCGACGAGGCCCGCGCCCGGAAGATCCGGGAGGACTGGCAGGCCCGCCGCCTCACCGATCAGAAGACCGAGCTGGGCAGCGGCATCGGCTTCCACGGCTGGAAGGGCGAGTGGGAGGGCGAGGGCGGCGCGCACCTCTCCTGGGGCTGCGTGGTGATGCACAACGCCGACATCGCTCGCCTCTACGACTGGTTCGCGAAGGGCACGATGGTCGTCCTCTTCTGA
- a CDS encoding TonB-dependent receptor codes for MDFRLAALLLAVTLPTGVTAEEPEVKPAEEVVVTAPEPEAELDGGGLRERIDRLTLSRRAIGTTAEAVEEATGVRVQRTNLGGGSAYLRGLTGQQVLILLDGVRQNDATFRSGPNQYLTAIDPFLLDSVEVVRGPGSILYGSDAIGGVIALRLMPPSLSREGRTLGVAGNVQVATPTREKSGHLRLSAAYPGAAVYLAASYSDFDDLETPDGIVPFTGYQAASFAARGLALVGPGRAEVSYTSNRQLNVPRTDRCPSQQDLDAGLPFDCRWWDEQVRDQLSVAWVASLGPFDRLEARAHFKRSHEERLRIRPGREEHERDEVDSPGLRLEAELSPHERLRLRFGTDLGTDVVRSSAEHAYADGSVLTLERGRFTDGARWLGAGTFLLTDVRLHALVEAFAGGRLQLVHATASDPIFGEVELTPLSALGAAGLRLFPGEPASVDLEITQGFRAPNLDDLSALGPFGGGFDVPNVDLGPERSTAYQASLRLGLGVLRAELAGFLQQLRGAIVRAPAEYEGSSTYDDGGELLTVYQRVNTGEARIFGGEARIDLLLEGGLSATVSASFARGDDLSEDTPLSRVSPPLGQLVLRYHRPGGGPELEGVVRVAGAQRRLAPRDLSDSRICPAGPAQCEGTEGYVVFDLRVGVPFSEKVRADLALKNVGNTRYRVHGSGIDGAGLGASLRLTWSY; via the coding sequence ATGGACTTCCGCCTCGCTGCGCTGCTCCTCGCCGTCACGCTCCCCACGGGCGTCACCGCCGAGGAGCCCGAGGTGAAGCCCGCCGAGGAGGTGGTCGTCACCGCCCCCGAGCCCGAGGCCGAGCTCGACGGCGGCGGCCTCCGGGAGCGGATCGATCGGCTCACCCTCTCCCGCCGGGCCATCGGCACCACCGCCGAGGCGGTGGAGGAGGCCACGGGGGTGCGCGTCCAGCGGACCAACCTCGGCGGCGGCTCGGCCTACCTACGCGGGCTCACCGGCCAGCAGGTGCTGATCCTCCTCGACGGCGTCCGGCAGAACGACGCCACCTTCCGCTCGGGACCCAACCAGTACCTCACGGCCATCGACCCCTTCCTCCTCGACTCGGTGGAGGTGGTGCGAGGGCCGGGCTCGATCCTCTACGGCTCGGATGCCATCGGCGGCGTGATCGCCCTGCGGCTGATGCCTCCCTCCCTCTCCCGCGAGGGGCGCACCCTCGGGGTGGCGGGCAACGTGCAGGTGGCCACGCCCACCCGGGAGAAGTCGGGCCACCTGCGCCTCTCGGCCGCCTACCCCGGGGCCGCCGTCTACCTCGCCGCCTCCTACTCCGACTTCGACGACCTCGAGACCCCCGACGGCATCGTCCCCTTCACCGGCTACCAGGCGGCCAGCTTCGCCGCGCGGGGCCTGGCCCTGGTGGGGCCCGGCCGGGCCGAGGTGAGCTACACCTCGAACCGGCAGCTCAACGTGCCCCGCACCGACCGCTGCCCGAGCCAGCAGGACCTCGACGCCGGCCTCCCCTTCGACTGCCGCTGGTGGGACGAGCAGGTGCGCGATCAGCTGAGCGTCGCGTGGGTGGCGAGCCTCGGCCCCTTCGATCGCCTGGAGGCCCGGGCTCACTTCAAGCGCTCCCACGAAGAGCGGCTGCGGATCCGGCCGGGGCGCGAGGAGCACGAGCGGGACGAGGTCGACTCCCCCGGGCTGCGCCTCGAGGCCGAGCTCTCTCCGCACGAGCGCCTGCGCCTGCGCTTCGGCACCGACCTGGGCACCGACGTGGTGCGCTCCAGCGCCGAGCACGCCTACGCCGACGGCAGCGTGCTCACCCTGGAGCGCGGGCGCTTCACCGACGGCGCGCGCTGGCTGGGGGCCGGCACCTTCCTCCTCACCGACGTCCGGCTCCACGCGCTGGTCGAGGCCTTCGCCGGCGGCCGCCTGCAGCTCGTGCACGCCACGGCCTCCGATCCGATCTTCGGCGAGGTGGAGCTGACGCCCCTCTCGGCCCTCGGGGCCGCGGGGCTCCGCCTCTTCCCCGGAGAGCCCGCCTCGGTGGATCTCGAGATCACCCAGGGCTTCCGCGCCCCGAACCTCGACGACCTCTCGGCCCTCGGCCCCTTCGGCGGCGGCTTCGACGTGCCGAACGTCGATCTGGGACCCGAGCGCTCCACGGCCTACCAGGCCAGCCTCCGCCTGGGCCTGGGCGTGCTGCGGGCCGAGCTCGCCGGCTTCCTCCAGCAGCTCCGCGGAGCCATCGTGCGCGCCCCGGCCGAGTACGAGGGCTCGAGCACCTACGACGACGGCGGCGAGCTGCTCACGGTCTACCAGCGGGTGAACACCGGCGAGGCGAGGATCTTCGGCGGCGAGGCCCGGATCGATCTCCTGCTGGAGGGCGGCCTCTCGGCGACGGTCAGCGCCTCCTTCGCCCGGGGGGACGATCTGAGCGAGGACACCCCCCTCTCCCGGGTCTCACCTCCGCTGGGCCAGCTGGTGCTGCGCTATCACCGGCCGGGGGGCGGGCCCGAGCTGGAGGGCGTCGTGCGGGTGGCGGGCGCCCAGCGCCGCCTGGCGCCGCGGGACCTCAGCGACTCGAGGATCTGCCCGGCGGGTCCCGCGCAGTGCGAGGGCACCGAGGGGTACGTGGTCTTCGACCTGCGGGTGGGCGTGCCCTTCTCGGAGAAGGTGCGCGCCGATCTGGCCCTGAAGAACGTGGGCAACACCCGCTACCGGGTGCACGGCAGCGGCATCGACGGTGCGGGGCTGGGCGCCTCCCTGCGCCTCACCTGGAGCTACTGA
- the dksA gene encoding RNA polymerase-binding protein DksA yields MDKRKLRTYRTILNERLSVLMDASIDTVDHMGTHRAIHADPGDRAATETNRNFTLRLRDRDRRLISKIEDALRRIDDGEFGICDECGEQISEARLRARPVTTLCISCKEEAEQMEALSSSR; encoded by the coding sequence ATGGACAAGCGGAAGCTGCGAACCTATCGGACGATCTTGAACGAGCGTCTCTCGGTTCTGATGGACGCCTCGATCGACACCGTCGATCACATGGGCACCCACCGGGCGATCCACGCCGACCCCGGCGATCGGGCCGCCACCGAGACCAACCGCAACTTCACCTTGCGGCTGCGGGATCGGGACCGGCGCCTGATCAGCAAGATCGAGGACGCGCTGCGGCGCATCGACGACGGAGAGTTCGGCATCTGCGACGAGTGCGGGGAGCAGATCTCCGAGGCTCGCCTGCGGGCCCGGCCGGTCACCACCCTCTGCATCTCCTGCAAGGAGGAGGCGGAGCAGATGGAGGCCCTCAGTAGCTCCAGGTGA
- a CDS encoding cytochrome c peroxidase: MISKRWSPLLLALLVGLLSCSRKEPPAPPPEVDAGPAEPVEVITFAADQLSSFGQLPKRRDRKDNPISREKIALGRMLYFDARLSREGDLACNTCHALDAHGVDPRGGVRATMGHPGQTGERNAPSVYNAAVHSRLLRDGRESTVELPLADPEATVAALRAIPGYAERFAAVFPGEEEPITPQNVSFALGAFLRGLMTPSRFDAYLGGDAEALTLEEKRGLKTFLALGCPTCHNGVALGATSLQPRSPGGEAPEKLETPSLRNVAKTAPYGHTGEVASLEAMVRRMAEERLDGKALDEAQVESLLTFLEALTGELPADYIARPELPAAPD; encoded by the coding sequence ATGATCTCGAAGCGCTGGTCGCCGCTCCTGCTCGCCCTCCTGGTCGGGCTCCTCTCCTGCTCCCGGAAGGAGCCGCCGGCCCCGCCGCCGGAGGTGGACGCCGGCCCCGCCGAGCCGGTGGAGGTCATCACCTTCGCCGCGGATCAGCTCTCCAGCTTCGGCCAGCTGCCGAAGCGCCGCGACCGCAAGGACAACCCGATCAGCCGGGAGAAGATCGCGCTGGGCCGGATGCTCTACTTCGACGCCCGCCTCTCCCGGGAGGGCGATCTCGCCTGCAACACCTGCCACGCCCTCGACGCTCACGGCGTCGATCCCCGTGGCGGCGTGCGGGCAACCATGGGGCACCCGGGCCAGACGGGAGAGCGCAACGCTCCGTCCGTCTACAACGCGGCCGTGCACTCCCGGCTGCTCCGGGACGGCCGGGAGAGCACCGTCGAGCTGCCCCTGGCGGATCCCGAGGCCACGGTGGCGGCGCTTCGCGCGATCCCCGGCTACGCCGAGCGCTTCGCCGCGGTCTTCCCGGGTGAGGAGGAGCCCATCACGCCGCAGAACGTCTCCTTCGCCCTCGGCGCCTTCCTGCGAGGCCTGATGACGCCCTCCCGCTTCGACGCCTACCTCGGCGGCGACGCCGAGGCGCTCACCCTCGAGGAGAAGCGGGGCCTCAAGACCTTCCTCGCGCTGGGCTGCCCCACCTGCCACAACGGGGTGGCCCTCGGCGCGACCTCCCTCCAGCCCCGCAGCCCGGGGGGAGAGGCGCCGGAGAAGCTCGAGACGCCGAGCCTGCGCAACGTGGCGAAGACCGCGCCCTACGGGCACACCGGCGAGGTCGCCTCCCTCGAGGCCATGGTCCGCCGGATGGCGGAAGAGCGGCTGGACGGGAAGGCCCTCGACGAGGCCCAGGTCGAGTCGCTCCTGACCTTCCTCGAGGCCCTCACCGGCGAGCTGCCCGCGGACTACATCGCCAGACCGGAGCTCCCCGCGGCCCCGGACTGA